The genomic segment taatataattaaaagaggTTTTTACACCTTGATACCATGATTGATGATCATAGTAGATAGAACACTCATATCACAATTAATTGAAATCTTTgaaggatttttttcttttataaattgatattttttttagtttcttaatcaatattaaattggttaataattaaaatttttattgagtCGGGGTATGGGATTTATAGAGTTGCAAGTCTGGGATATTAATTCAGGTTTAGAACATTCATCCAAGTTagccttttctatttttcttttctaaagctTAAgcgttttcaatttcttccttcaatatttatttaattgaagattgagttttgttattctttttattttatttctatagagtttttcattgattttgaaaatgatttggaTTATCtcatgtctttttatttgttttttttaattagcttttatttaaagagattttactttttaattaaattaaactcatTAACTAGACAAAAGCATAAGAAGCTTActttaagatattttatttggtttgcaTTTTAGGTCGTTTCTTCAATTACGTGTATGGCCTCTTTTGATGTCGTCATGTAGCCTTTTATAATGGTGTTAGAATTGTTTTAGTGAGCTCTTTATGGTAGTGGAGCGGTGTTTATAACAAAGTTACGATGAGTCTTCACCagacatttcattttttattataattttttattgttttatctaATGTCgatgtctttttttatcatattattaaattaactaagtttattgAACCTAGTCAAGTCAATAATCCGGGTCTCGAATCTTTCTtgcttatttaaaaacaatggcttagtctaaatatattttttatattttaaaaaaattaatccgacCTGCAGCGCAGCGCAAGTCACCTACCTAGTTACAACTAAATGGCCTAGACTTTTGATGTATGATGTACAATGCACTGTTCATTATAAGTAAAAACATTACAgacttcaatatgttttttcttttattaaatatttattgtcaattttatcgttttattttgtattaattaGGGGGTCaaacttgataatttattttgtatttgctTCTTATTGAGTTGTTAGTGTCAAAAGAACCTTTTGACATTCatttgatgtttgattttgcaaaaactaattcaattttcttttttatataaaattaaaaataaaaaagactaaaaatgaAAGTGTGTGGGAAATGAAGGCTTTATTTTGGCACAAAATTGttcattcaatccttttttttaggtttagccttggtttttgttttaatttttattttggtcgcTTTAGTTTTACAATTATACATTTTGAtccataagtttttttatatatatatttaggtcTTTAGGTTTGATAGAGGAGAGAGTCTTCATATTATAggtgaagagaaagaaagtcaTTAATTGtctatattttgaaaacaaaataacttgttaatgttaatgatTTCCACTCAATAAGAAAAGTTCGATTTAgagttttttaccttttatcttGTTGGATAAAGTGTATAAGGGGTTTTAcccttaaaagaaaatatttctttGCTTGAATTTGTGTATTCAATCAAATTAAGGGTGTTTGAATTGTTAGGTTGGTTAATTGAGTTTTTACTATGtgttttgaagtaaaaaaaatgaaatgagttttggataaaaatgCACATGCTCCCAACTTTCCAGAATCTATAGTGTGTTTGTttgtgtaattttattttaacaaaagggctgttctccctttttttttcttttaaataaaagaccTATGGCCATGGCTCTTTCTTTATATGTTAAGCCCGCAGGCCCACTTacctaacttttatttttttcaacattttaaatttcatcacaTTGAAATAGATtagtaaaaaaatgattttgattttagaattttttttattaaataccattgattttttaaaaaatatatggtgaTGTTCAtagcctttttttattattgtattggcAAGTGCATTTTTTTGCTTAACCTTTGATGATGCTATCTACGTTTCCTTTTTCCATCTGGGTTTTATTCTACTGAACATGCCAAACGGTCATTTCAATGAAGGCGATGCAAAACTGACTCAAAAtggaaaaacatttaaaagcgAGGGGCATTCCGAGAATCGAACTCGGGACCTCTCGCACCCAAAGCGAGAATCATACCACTAGACCAAATGCCCTTCTTGTTATTGCTTTCTACTTTATAATACATATAGTTTATTTATATGACATGATTTTTTCCTATTGTGATTTGGCTCCACTCTAGtggatcatattttttttatatgggatTTTAGTTTGAGGTGATTTTCAACTCCATCGATTTAGCTTTAGAACCATGTTACATCATACTAATCCGGTTTGCAAGAATtcatcacatgaaaaaaaatattatggttttTATATCTTCTCTCAATTACCATTAGATAATTGCTTGCACTACATTATAAGTTCGATTAAATTTTTAtcgaacataaaaaaaatattaagatattattaacatgttttctatCAAAAACTACATAAATTATGTGCGGATTAACCTGATGTGATATAGTTGACTTTATAAGTTCAAAAATAGTTTGAACGAccaatacaaatataatttgactaaaagataaaatcaagatgatatatttttttaaatattgagacgacAATATATTGTATCTACTTGAATTTACTCGAATCAACTCAGATTTACTTTTATCAACTCAAGTTCACTTGTTAAATCTCCAATTCAAGTCATGAGACCCTAACAACCCTgtagaaaacatataaaaagaaataactaagcctaattatcaatcaatccaatattgaaggatgaaatttaaaataaaattcaattagaaaagtGAGTCGAGTCAGCCTTatttaacctgttaaaccttagtcatgagatcgagataactgtatagaaaaaaaattaaaataaattatgaagttcaattcttaattaacccattgttgaagaataaaattaaaaagaaaaacaattaaaaaaaagacacgaGAAAACCACctgagttaacccgagttaaccgaCAAAACTCGTGACCCGGGTCATAATAACGAGATAGtttcataaaaagcaaacaaaaaaaattatgaagtgtaattctcaatcaactcattattgaatgatgaaattaaaaaaaattaaaaataagacaaaaaaactgAGGCAACCAAGCTAACCCGTGACCTGGattataaaatcatgataacccaaaaaaaataatcaaataagaaaGATTATGAAGCACAactctcaatcaacccaatgttgaaggattaaattgaaaaaaatcaattaaaaaataaaaatatattttgagtcgattcaGGTTAATTGGTTAAACCCTGATTATAAGATCGAAataaatccaaataaataaaataaaaaaatatataaaatcaaattcttaGTCAAACCaacattgaagaatgaaataaaaaaatattcaattaaaaaaaaacctaatccaACCTGATTAACCTGTAAAACTCATGATTTGAGTtataagaccatgataactttatagaaaacaaataaaaatctattgTAGCCAAGTTTTCAATCAATTGAATGTTAAAAAATGAAGCtgagaagaaaattaattaaaaataaaaaaaataacttgaattaatataaattaacctGTTAGACTTAGGGATGAGCATTTCCGGATCGGTCCGGTTTTGaagcaaaaataaacaatcaaactgaattttttttaattttttgaatcgAACTGAACCGAAAACCGATTCAAACCGATTAGGTTCAGTTCAATTTTTTGCCTTCCAAACCGGTTCTAATCGATAATTAGTGACTGGGAAGACGAGCTCGATATCTTTCTTCTCATCTCCTTGTTTAGAACATCTAAGTTAGACAGTGACATGCTAAATAGTTTGGTAAACTTTCAAGAAGCTATAATCCATGTATCTCATCATCAAAGTTAATACCCATTGCAGACAACTCATTAATAATTCCTTGAAACTTGTTAAAGTAATGTTTCATCTTGGTATCTCAATGATATCATCTATTTTATTGGGACCGGCAGGGTGGAAAGCCTTACTATTTAAGGGGTGAAGGAAAGAAAGTAGATGGCTTGCTAGCTTTCCTGAGAAGATAATTTGTTATCCCCGCTTTCAATAGTCCTTCTTTTAAACTTGTCACGACGGGATTCACTTAGATAATGAATAATGCTTTCAAAAGGGCTTCCTTACTTAGAAACTAAAGTGAGAGTAAAGGGAGAGATATGCAGAGAAGGGAGTAAAGTGGTTGGGGGGGTTGGGGGGTGGGGCTGATGGCCGAATGTGAttttagggttagaaaacattgtatttataggtggttttttttcaagtgcTGGCTAGTTGAACTGGTTCAGTTTGGTTCGGTTCAATTGGTTTTAGACTTTAGAAACTGAAAACGAATcgaaccaatttttttttgtaattttttaatcggttaattcagttttttttgtttggtattttcggttatttttttttattttctcggtttaataagtttatcggttttttttccatcccaAACTCATattataaaactgaaataacttcatggaaaatataaaatacatagaagaaaataatgaaatccAATAGTGAGGTAGAAATGTAAAGGCCTCGTAATGAGGAGAGACCAAGGCAAGTAATTGTGTTAAAGTATATCGGGCAGCTCAATTACATCACTTAATCAtgctaaaattattaatatctgATTTTGAGAATATAAGAAGATTAACTCTTTATGATCCACTCTTGTTAAGTTTGACTTCCAAGGAGGCTTCAAGTAATAATACAATGCAACGTCGCCGTCACCAAGGCATCGGTTGCATTGTGCAATgttaatattttggattgtaGTTCTAAAATCGTTGGTTTTTCTGATACATGAAACAAGAGATCCACAAGCATGATGGAATGATGCCAATATCCTCtctatgttaatatatataaatgaacaaAAACGAGGTTTGTAAAATTCTCGAGAATTCGTGCCAGCTATCTGCCTATGAATCAATGTCCATACACAAGCTCTTACAACATTATTATAACACTCTTGACCCTTTTCTCCAATGCTAGCTTGTCACTTCCTCTTCTCATTGTTTCCATCACTCTTGGCGTAAAAGAGCAGCATGGCGGAAAGCGGTTGCGTTGAGATTGTTGACAGTAACCAGAATATGGCCGCACCTTGTGCACGCAGTTCGTCGACGAACACCAGGGAGGTGTCTAGTGCTAGTGCTACTGAAGATGTGAAAGATACGGCTACACCTGATGTGCACAACACAGCGATGAAAATTGAGAGGGCTAGAGAGGTCTACGGGGCTTATACAGGAACTGTGGGAAAGCCTACTACAGGGGAAACTTGGCTTTGGTATTTATATGAACTGTGCTCCTATTTCATTCATACTACTCTTGTTCCAGTCCTTTTCCCACTCATCATAAGCCAGATCTTCCATTCACCAGCAGAACCTGCTGGAGACTTGGTAATGAACAGGAAGGGCTTGTTATGTGGGGCAGACCAGATGAGACTGTAAGCTAGCTGCTAGCTATTGTATTATAGTGTACAACCAAAGAATTAACAAATGAATGACTCGTGAAATATTATGATCGTGTGTTTTTCTGAGGTAATTAAACTAGTCCTTAATTAAACTGCAGGTACGACGCCATAACAAATAAATCCATTAACATCAGCAACGCTAAATTCTCTCCATTAGAGTGGACTTCCCTCTCCTGGGGTATAGGCTTGATTTTGGCTGCTCCAATACTTGGCTCCATTTCCAAGTACCTCGACCATGGCCAGAAACCACAAATAATTCCCGCAGCAGCAATAGCAGTTGGAGCTTTCTTTTGTCTGCCTACAGGATTCTTCAATGTCCATTGGATTTTCCCTCCGTATATTGCAGCCATTATAGCTGGTAGCACTGTTGCTATGGCCTCCCACACCCGCCAACTTGGTCGCATGATCAGAGGCTTCACTGGACCAATCAATCAAAGAAAGCAATTCCAATTGCGAAGAGGGGTTTCTAGTTGGCTTTCCCTTTATGCCACAGCTGCTGGTTGCTTAGGGGCCGCCCTCATGTCAGCCTTCTCTTACCAAATGCTTAGACGTGAAGAAAGGAGATTTGTTGCTCTTTGGGTTGTTTCAATTTTCAGTGGCCTTAAATGGCTTGTTGGTATATCACATATCATTACCATCAAACCAACTAGTTCAACTACTCCTGCCTCTTCTATATCATCAATTGCCCATCTGCTTTCCATTTTCAATTACCCCCATGCTCTTGGAACCGTAATTGTGTCCTTTCTGTCCTCCTTTACAACAATGTGCATCTTCACTAGCACAGTGCTCTATCTCTTAGGAGATCTATGCATTAAACCTgtttttatacttttcttttggCTACTTTACTTCCTTTTCCCATTGATTTCTCTGCCACTAATGCAACCAATACAGCTTGTTATTAAGGTCAATGCGATGAAAATGCACTTGTTTGGTTTTCTCTTGTCTCTACTTACATCAGGGCTAATGGGGTTCAGCCATAAGAACAACACTTGGCAGAGACAGAATGTACTGGGGCTTGCTGTATTGCAAGGTACATCGGCTGGACTCTTGCATGCTTTTGGAAGGGTTTTAATAATTGATTGCTCACCACAAGGAAAAGAAGGAGTATTCTCTTCATGGTTTTCTTGGGGGAGAGCTCTTGGCTCTTGTATAGGCTTTGCAGCTGCATCAACAATCCCTGGGAACGTTAGAACTTCTTTTGGAGTTGCATTTTGTACTGCCATCTCTGGAGCTATCCTATTGATTTACGGAAACATCAGTGATTTTGGAGGAGCCATGGCTGCTAGGCTTGTGAGTGAGGAGTTTGGTCAAGAGGGCTCACCCGTTGCTGGCTTGGATACGGCAGGCAATGTTGTAACAAAAGATGTTGAGGAGGGAACACCTTCATAAgagttaaaaaacaatgttttggaGTATGACTGCCACAGTTATTCATTGATGTGCAGacaaataaattatctttatgtttcttttctttttttcaccaAATAACTGTGGCAGTGGCAACGTACACTCCATCCTCAACTGTTTGAGATGGGCGTGTTGTTGCctatatgaaatttttatttatagtgttATTCGACAAGCTGTTCTGCTTTAATTTGTGTATttgataaagatttttttttaatgaattataattaCTGGATTCTTTATATTCAtgcttgctttaatttttttttaattttttaaaatatcattttaattaatatactgatattaaaaataattcttcaaaaataaaaataaaaaacattttttgatgtattttctaaaaataaatattttaaaaaacaattattattacattcctaaaaacccaaaaatatgtTGATTTTCATCTATAATATCAAATACTTCAATCTAAATCTAAAACATCCAGGAGAGTTGATATTGTAGTTTGAGATTGCTTCGGTGTTCATAACATttcgtaaaatattttactttttattattttatgcatgCCAACCAATCCTCACTCGGGTGGATTGGTAGTTACGTCATTCtaaatttcttctatttttttttcttgaaatctaCACTAACTAGTTACGTAAAAACAAGTCacatatcatttaatttaaaacttgaaataaaaatagagttgGGTCTAAGAAATcttaagtttaaattattatatcaaGTATAATAATAGCtctaaaaaatttctaaaattttagatattatttttttacatttcaaaaatttattttatacaaacCACGGCAAGAGCATTTGCCATTAACCAAAGAGATTTACCCGATGATCGAAGAATTCtgcttcttttcttcatttcttgatTGTCAATATTTGGATTAGCATTATTCCTAATATCAATTTGATCTCAATTATATATTACACAAAGTagcttaaaaatattattgcttgtcgaaaaaaaaatacattttatcattttctatctaattattgttattgtttgtatcatataaagttattatatgaAATTCGtattttaaaggtaagattttctgtataatttttttattagtctgtttgaaagtgtaattgtggttattttttaaagtatttttcatatcgaaatatattaaaataattttttttatttttaaaaaaatatttttaatattaatatattaaaacaacccaaaacatataaaaaaaattgttatcatCGTCACATATTTCAGGATGCTGATTGTAAATGGAAATTGGAATAGACTGTAGAGGTACTTTAATAATCAAAATAGCAGTAAAAAGACTCAATTAATCAAACTTGTATAGTAGAGGGACTGCGGGTGCAATTAACCCATTTTAAGATTGATGATTGATGAAGTCACCCTCACCACATTGTCCAAGACAAGGACAGTCCTAACTCGATACGGGCAAACAAGTCCCCAACAGTAAGGCTTCTAATTAACCCATCTACCAAACATCCAACCTCAAACCACAATCCCCATACCGAAGGCAAAAACCCATGAAAGAATCGAGAAGCACTGGTTAAAACGCCTGCCAGTTTCACCTTCTAATCAAATCAAAACCCGTAATTTTTATTCTCGAAATGCAGAGATTGTGCACAAAGCTTCGGTCTTTAGCCTCTGTTTCCTCCTCACATCGCCTTCTCCACTCGTCTCCGCAATTTTTTCACCGACCTCTCCATTTCGCCGCTGCTTCAAGTAAATGGAGTCTTAATGGGTCCCTTTTGAACACATCTTCTTCGTTACCAATTCAGCTTCCTTCGCTACCATTTCTTCCCTCTTTTCGTCTATCTCCACTCTCACACCCTGTAAGGTTTATGGGtttctttggttttgttttatatgattgttctcttttttattatttattgtatgCATGTTTACTGACGAAATGCcgcaaagaaatattttttttttcagatttagtTATTCGTACTTCAGTCTTTGCATGAACTGTTATTTTCAGGTCGTACAATTTGTACCTCATTCTATATTTGATTCAATAATTTTGCACCAAATgccaaccattttttttccgTCTTGCAAACTGGCTGACCTGAAACTAATGCTTGTAGAATTATTGTCCAAAAGGGTATGGTCATTATTGCCAAGGAGTTGAATTCTGGAAAAGAATTTGAAGAACCCATGTCTAATTTGGTCTAACACTTGACTAGTCATGCGGTGTATCCCAGCCATGTTGGATATAACTAACACATTAGAAATGCTAGATTTCATGTGCCTTCCCATCAACCACTTTTAAAATAGGATAGAGAAGTTGAAATTTTGACGGGTGAGCATAATTCTGTTGACTTGAGTTCAGCTTTCCCATATGTTCCCTTCTTTTTCCCTGCTAACAATCAACATGATTCTGGAAATTTTCCAGTTGATGTTAAATCTgaatcattagttttttttattatgcaaatgttgaatttttttttccttctaagaGGATTTTCGCTCTGGTGTGCCTTCAGTTGGTGCAAGTGCGTCATGTTTCATCAAGGGAGCGGAAAAAGAATAGGAAGCCAATGACTCCACTCACCTCCAAAGTCAAAAAGTTTAAAATGAAGGCTTACTCGTGAGTTTAAGTTGTTTTacttggtttcttttctttcttcaaaagtgtttttaaaaatttgtgaaTTACTGGTTTAGTTTGTATCGATCAGGTCGTATAAGGACAGGTTTAGGACAATGAATGATGGGACTATTCGTCGCTGGAGGGAGGGCAAGAATCATAATGCGCACTTGAAGGTATGCCTTATAGTATTTTCacactttcatttttatttcctttcatatTGTTGAAACTGAAATGGTCTTTTGCTGCATATCTCCCAGTATTTGATTCATATAGTTGGTTTCTCGTTACATAAAGTGCAAGCTAATTCTACTTAGCATTTTGTAAGTTATGCCTGTTGCGAAGTTGTAGTGATGCTTTAGAAAGGATGGAGACTACTGCTTGACTACACTCCTCTTATTGATCAAGTTTACGCTGAACATGTTATATTGCATTCTGAGTTTGAAAATAAGAAGCCTCCTTTAGTACTGTGAAATACCCTTTTAGGTGGCCCAGTTTCATTTATGCGTCATGTGAAAGTTTGCAATGTTGATCTGATTTCTACATGTTTCAATCACATTGTATATTAGTTCAGCCCTTGATTTTAACAGTATACTTTTGGTGTCATTTGCCAATCCTAGGTCATTGCATTTAGGATCTCTTTTGGTCCTGGTGTGCTCAACtcgattttcttttcatttgcaTTGTGG from the Populus nigra chromosome 1, ddPopNigr1.1, whole genome shotgun sequence genome contains:
- the LOC133684578 gene encoding uncharacterized protein LOC133684578 — translated: MAESGCVEIVDSNQNMAAPCARSSSTNTREVSSASATEDVKDTATPDVHNTAMKIERAREVYGAYTGTVGKPTTGETWLWYLYELCSYFIHTTLVPVLFPLIISQIFHSPAEPAGDLVMNRKGLLCGADQMRLYDAITNKSINISNAKFSPLEWTSLSWGIGLILAAPILGSISKYLDHGQKPQIIPAAAIAVGAFFCLPTGFFNVHWIFPPYIAAIIAGSTVAMASHTRQLGRMIRGFTGPINQRKQFQLRRGVSSWLSLYATAAGCLGAALMSAFSYQMLRREERRFVALWVVSIFSGLKWLVGISHIITIKPTSSTTPASSISSIAHLLSIFNYPHALGTVIVSFLSSFTTMCIFTSTVLYLLGDLCIKPVFILFFWLLYFLFPLISLPLMQPIQLVIKVNAMKMHLFGFLLSLLTSGLMGFSHKNNTWQRQNVLGLAVLQGTSAGLLHAFGRVLIIDCSPQGKEGVFSSWFSWGRALGSCIGFAAASTIPGNVRTSFGVAFCTAISGAILLIYGNISDFGGAMAARLVSEEFGQEGSPVAGLDTAGNVVTKDVEEGTPS
- the LOC133698841 gene encoding uncharacterized protein LOC133698841 isoform X1, which gives rise to MQRLCTKLRSLASVSSSHRLLHSSPQFFHRPLHFAAASSKWSLNGSLLNTSSSLPIQLPSLPFLPSFRLSPLSHPLVQVRHVSSRERKKNRKPMTPLTSKVKKFKMKAYSSYKDRFRTMNDGTIRRWREGKNHNAHLKSKKSRRRLRQPSTVPAAYAKVMKKLSFCV
- the LOC133698841 gene encoding uncharacterized protein LOC133698841 isoform X2; protein product: MQRLCTKLRSLASVSSSHRLLHSSPQFFHRPLHFAAASSKWSLNGSLLNTSSSLPIQLPSLPFLPSFRLSPLSHPLVQVRHVSSRERKKNRKPMTPLTSKVKKFKMKAYSSYKDRFRTMNDGTIRRWREGKNHNAHLKVIAFRISFGPGVLNSIFFSFALWC